The following proteins are co-located in the Cydia fagiglandana chromosome 2, ilCydFagi1.1, whole genome shotgun sequence genome:
- the LOC134679664 gene encoding sodium channel protein Nach-like, with product MNNQKNNSFFHRIVYAINYFGSNSNLHGIGHVISLSHIPSFKRLCWFSILLASCWGTFSILREVLDLYTQGSVSYSVDTNYLSWDTPFPAVTLCEQLDSDRLKSYLAAKKLPPTMLAFFRDVFYYNNQQCKQCTNCKNTTCVDNYMDYVKDYRLKCGHVLNKCWWAGKPYNCCEIFSPLETEYGPCFTFNSRLTGDGYVRHINRTTGLPSLVFTASRLITLRIHAPDDVVSVKVEKIVTTDIMPLVSELNATLKSEAITSDMTIHRLDPLRRGCLLVREKPAFAHHWPFQRYSYSACVLYCRAKLQVDLCNCTHHFMVRLNGYDICNVSGLGCLYKNKESLQSNTNCGCPMACEEINYKAVYVSFNREPSPVSKELVARGSRGVVRLNTLPTLRVRRHAIRDKMALVVDIGGVGGVFFGASLLSAIEIVYLLCIRRSRSS from the exons atgaataatcaaaaaaataattcctTCTTTCACCGGATTGTGTATGCGATCAATTATTTTGGCAGCAATAGCAATCTTCACGGGATCGGTCATGTGATTTCTTTATCGCACATACCAAGTTTTAAAAG ACTATGCTGGTTCTCTATCCTGCTTGCCAGTTGCTGGGGAACGTTCAGCATTCTGCGAGAAGTTTTGGACCTCTACACGCAAGGGTCCGTGTCTTACTCCGTGGACACCAACTACTTGTCCTGGGACACCCCCTTCCCGGCCGTGACGCTGTGTGAACAGCTGGACTCCGATAGGCTGAAAAGTTATTTGGCTGC GAAGAAACTGCCACCTACAATGTTGGCATTCTTCAGGGATGTGTTCTATTACAACAACCAGCAGTGCAAACAGTGCACCAACTGCAAGAACACCACCTGCGTTGATAACTACATGGACTACGTCAAAGACTACCGGCTCAAGTGTGGGCACGTGTTGAACAAGTGCTGGTGGGCAGGGAAGCCTTACAATTGCTGTGAAAT ATTTAGCCCCTTAGAAACGGAGTACGGACCGTGCTTTACGTTTAACTCGCGGCTGACAGGCGATGGGTATGTCAGGCACATCAACAGGACCACCGGCCTACCGAGCCTCGTGTTCACAGCTAGTCGGTTGATTACG TTGCGTATACACGCACCTGACGACGTGGTGTCCGTCAAAGTGGAGAAGATAGTGACCACCGATATTATGCCCCTCGTGTCTGAACTCAATGCCACTTTGAAG TCGGAAGCAATAACGAGCGATATGACTATTCACCGCTTGGACCCACTCCGACGCGGTTGCTTGCTCGTGCGAGAGAAACCGGCGTTCGCGCACCACTGGCCTTTCCAGCGGTACTCCTACAGCGCCTGCGTGCTGTACTGCAGGGCTAAACTCCAGGTCGACCTGTGTAACTGCACACATCACTTCATGGTCCGGCTAA ATGGATATGATATATGCAACGTTTCTGGACTTGGCTGCCTGTATAAAAATAAAG AAAGCCTGCAGTCGAACACCAACTGCGGGTGTCCAATGGCTTGCGAAGAAATAAACTACAAAGCTGTGTATGTTTCATTTAA CCGCGAGCCTAGTCCCGTTTCGAAAGAGCTAGTAGCCCGGGGTTCCCGCGGAGTGGTAAGGCTGAACACTCTGCCGACGCTGCGAGTTCGCCGCCATGCTATCAGGGATAAGATGGCTTTAGTCG